In Brassica napus cultivar Da-Ae unplaced genomic scaffold, Da-Ae ScsIHWf_672;HRSCAF=981, whole genome shotgun sequence, the DNA window ATAAAGGTGGACTACAAAGCTCAACGCCGCAAAAGAAACAGACGAAGCCGTCACAGCCAGAGACACCGAAGAGTTCCTCTGAGTCTGAAGGAGATGAAGGGTTGAAGAAAGAGGAAGCTCCTAAACCAGAAGCAGCCTCTAACCGCACCCCTAAGTGGTTGTTATCTTGCTTCCCTTGCTGCACAACTTGCTGCGTCTGAGTAAAAGATTGAGTTTGATTTGTGTATGTTAAAGTTTGATAGAAACAATTTGGTATATTATAGAAACTCTGTTCCAAGATTTTACAAAGTTTTTTCAACTTTTACTGTATAAATCTTGTGAAGTAAAACAGATAACAATTTGATAAAGCTCTGTCTTTCACCTTTTATTTAAATCTTCAAGACTCTTCTGTTAGATTAAAGACTATAGCAGCCACCACACTTCAAGCCTTTGCATAAGGGCGGACCAGAGAAGCAATATGACTCAAGAGCTGACGTGTGGACTTGGAGGAGGTGTCAGGTAATGGAGATGCCCACTCTTGATAGTTATGGAGGCTACCGGTGAAATCAGTAAAGAGTCCATCGACTCCAATCTCTTTGATCCAGTACTCGTATTCCATATATGGGTCTTGGCTGAAGTTAAAGTGCAAAAACTGGTTTTCATTCCTGTAAGTGTATGGATGCACCTGAAGATTATGCGCGTGAGCTCTTTTGACCAAATCTGTTGGGGTTAGCATGTAGTTGTTCGTTACTGGAACTATTGTATCCTTCCATGGTCCAATCCCCACAACATACTCTTTGATGTAGGTGAAATAGGTATCTGATGTGATCTCTGCGTATGTCTGGTTAGGTTTTAACAGAAAGAACGGTGAGTAAGTTATAGCAGAAGGataaagaaacaagaagagggtCAGAGGATGGACCTGGTTAGTATCTTGAGTTGGCATGGTAACATCGTCTATTAACAAGACTTTTGGTGAGTCTGTCAAGTTTGATATGTACACGAGTGAAGATGGAGCAAACGATTGAATAAACAATGGTTTGTTCAACCACTGCTTGGATAAATATGCGCCTCCGTACCCATGCTTCTTAAGTGTCTCCACAACTTTATCCTCAAATCTCTTACCACCAGGCCACTTGACCTATACCGTATGATTTAGTAACAAAGGATATCAAGTCAGTCTTTAGGACCAATAAGAAGTACAAGTCAAGCGGGTAAAGATTGTAAACTTACATGTTGGTTCATTAGAACTGGATTCTTAATCTCAGGATATATGCCAACAACTCTCGGAGCATCCCGAGCAATGGCAAGGAACTCTTCAAATGTGATGATGGGGTACTTTCCTGAAATTCGAAAAGGGACCAGTCTGGTTAAATGTTTTCATAAATCTAGGAAGGAAAGGGTAGCTAACCGTTGTATTGCTGGTCCCGAAAAGCATATCTCTGTTTTGTCCGTAGTGTCTTTAGTTCTTTGAGAGTAAAATCAACTTCAAGCAATCAAAGAGAAACCAATTGTTAGCTAATAGCTCAAATTCAAATAAACACACTTGAAACCTTTATTAGATGCTTCTTTATGTGCGGTGATATGCTGAGAAGAGTCCATTGGCATGCATCAACTTATGTAtatgttaaaaagaaaagaagaatcgCTGGGAACGTACAAGTGAAAAAGCCAGTGATCTTGAAACCTTGGACATCATATGTCCTATTACGATCAGCAAACTCCTTGCGACTCGCAACATCGGTTGTTAAGTCAAGGATAACATCATGGAAACAGATAAGCACACCATCTTTTGATGATAAGATATCTGTTTCAATGAAGTCTGTACCTTCTTCAATTGCTCTCTAAGAAAAAAGACATCAAATTACTTAAGCACAATGTCCCAAATAATCAAACGAAACAGAAGGAGATTGCTTAATGGTAATACCAAGTATGCAGCTTTAGTTTCTTCTGGGATCTCTCCGTTGGAACCTCTGTGTGCGATGTTAAAAGGACGTGATGTCTGAATCGGCTGCTTAGTATCATCTTTGACTCCTTTACCAGGGAGTTGGTATAGTGTCCTTCCAGCACACAGAGTGACTAGAGATAGCCATATCAATGGCAAGCATTCTGTAAAAATAAACAGTAACCCAATTTTTAATATCAAACGTTCACTATTATTTTGGCTTCTCCTTTTTGTTACCGCAGTGTTGGTAAGACATAAAAGACAAAAACTGATCCAAAGAATCAAACTTTTCTTTATGTATCAAACTTTGACTTTTCTTTTATGCTTCTCCTTTTATTACTGCAGTGTTAGCAGAGAGACACAAGGCAAAAACTGATCCAAAGACCtaaacttttctttttagaCTGAATCAATAGAATGTAAAAGTGTAAAGCTTTAGGGATACTCTCAAGtcacaatctttttttttgttttattagcttagactaaaaaaggaaacatttcCAGATTCGTTCTTGTTAACTTCTAagcttttttttcctttcaattTGCTATTCATTTTTAAGGATGAACAGGATAAAGTCAAAGGGCAATGATAAAAATTTTGCAATTTCCATTCTCAAGCTAATTTAATATAAGCAATCAATCAAACATATATACTCAGATGGAAGGTAACAGAACAATGAGAAACCCAGAAAAACTTAAGCTTGCTGACCCAGAAacgaaaaaagaagaagaagacaagattgAAATTGAGAAGCTTACTTGTAAGCATCATGTCGATTTCTTTGGATCAATCGGAATGCTTGATTAACTCTCTTTCTGTCTCTTGTCTCTCTTGTGACACCCAATTGGTGCCTGTCCGTTTACTTGGGATCTATTGTTATCCAAAAGTCAGTCCATTTCCTGCTTTGGTGGATCTATCATTCTTCAGTTCATACTAACGAATATTCCCGTTttggttaaaacttaaaaagacaACTTCAGGTTgtcaataaattaaattaattagttaATTCGTGTTTAGTACCAAAGAATATAATATTTacctttgaacaaaaaaaaaagaatatcctctttatatataaaacccCTTTTGCTTAGgtgttagaatttttttaaaaaaattgttataatttaattggttgaaaaatatttatagtaaCTAATTGTCAAAATTATATTcgtatataaagaattataataattattaatgtcTTATAATGTCATATATGTCTTATAAgtcatttataagaaaaattaaaacatttacaaaattattttatcttgattttaaattatttatacgagtttataaaaatatttataaaaaataaaattctcctatatattaaacgATAAGTTACTTAACTGATTTTTGCTTACATGTCAATCATTTGTAAAgtcttaagaaaattattatgatttatttggcgatagattttaattttatttattttagcttagattcaaaataaaaaaaataaatctagaaccaattaatatcacttatcaaataatttaaataatattgatttatataaataattattgaaattatataaagattaataacgtttgatcaattatttttatatttataaactaaataatatatataattaaggaaactctttctaatttttaattattttaattagacctaaaataaaaagtaagtcTACAACTAATTATTATCACTCGCCAAATAACCTAAATGATATtagaaataataattaatggtagctaattttcaaagttatagAAAGTGTGATAATGTTTGAtcaattctttttatatttatatactacataaaataatgaatagaaaacaatttatagaaattgatataatgatttcatattcacGTAAAAATATAGTTGTatctataataattattaatctcTTATAATGTTCATATATGCATTATAAATAATTAGGCTTTGAAGATTGGACGGATTATATTTAACGGAACATGTTAGaactttgatttaaaaattgttttgcaTTTAATTAAGTCAAATGATATAGTGaataagataatattataattgaaaataattataatatggatttttgatttattgattgtatgttttgtattactatttagagaaagaaagaaatatttgaaaaaaaatatgtaaaaaattaggaaaacattagccaaaatttaataaaaataatgaaatgatAATGAGTAAAATAAGAAGAAGCcgaaaaaatgtataatatatgttgGTGGAGTTAATATGacaattacatatataatttcacAAGCATTTgttattactaaatattttgACTTACTTTTACATCAATACAAGGTAGCTCAAAACTActgcatataatatattttcttgagATCATCCATCACTGGTTGACATTTCAAACAACAACTTAACCGGTGTTATTCCAAGCTGGATTGGCGAACTTTCGCCATATGTGCTACTTCTTTCAAACAACTCACTGGAAGGTGAAATACATATTTCTTTGTTCAACATATCTTATATACTTGACCTTTCTGCAAATACTTTATCTGAGGATATACCTCTTAGTTGGAGAAGTCCAACAATATTATTCCTTCAAGATAATAATTTATCAGGAGTTATTCCAGACACATTGCTAGGGAATGTCTTCGTACTTGATCTGAGAAATAACAAATTGTCTGGGAATATTCTGGAGCCTATCAGCATCAGGCCCGGCCTGGAAATATTTTGGGCTAGAAGCAGCACATTTTATTTTGGGTCTCTTactgaataattttaaaaagataaaaataaatagaaaaaattgtGGCTGATGATATTTGAACCCTGCACCAAAAAGAATGCTTTTTCGCCACTATACCAACTACGCTGCAGAAGAACTTGACAGAACAAAAGCCGAAATAATTTAACTTATTCAAAAGGCCGGAAGCATATGCTTCCTTCGCTTGTACCCAGGGCCGCTACTGATCAGCACTCAGCTCGCACATGCTCTTCTTCTTAGGGGGAATAATTTAACATGCATTATTCCTAGAATTAATCTTAAACTTCTTGATCTTGCCAACAACAGGCTGAATAGATCCATACCTTCATGCTTCAGTAATACATCATTTTCTCTGGGAGAAGGGATTCATTATACATAAGCTGTTATTCCTTTGGTGGTCATTGGTTTACCGGGTTTTCTCCACAAAAAGATTTCCTTGTAAGATAGAGGCAGTATATATTTCAAGTATCTTATTGAGCTGGATCCGCTAATGATGGATTAATGGTTAGACACCCAGATTAAAATTGAATTTGCAACAAAACACCGATATGATACCTACATGGGTGGAAATCTCCAATTATTGTTTGGAATGGATCTCTGAGAAAATGAGCTGAGTGGTGATATCCCAGAAGATCTTGGAGGTCTTTTGGAGTTAGAAGCTCTTAATCTTTCTTACAACAAGTTATCAGGATTGATACCAAAAATCTTTTCAGGTCTGAAGAATATGGAAATCTTTGATCTCTCTTTCAACAGGTTACAAGTCCGGATCCCATCACAACTAACATAACTGACCAGCCTTGGGGTTTTCAATGTCTCGTACAACAACTTATCAGGAGTCATTCCACAAGGAGGACATTCAATCACATTTGTGCACTGAGGCAATCAATCAACACAAGCTGCGACAACAATCACTATCAAGAACCAGACAATGGTGTAAAGGATGATGAGAGCAGCTTATGTGACTATACTTATTGGAATAtttacatctctctctctctctctctctctctctctctctctctctctctctctctctctctctctctctctctctctctctctctctctctctctctctctctctctctcttctctctctctctctctctctctctctctctctcctctcctctctctctcctcctctctctctcctctctctctctctctctctcttttgactCTCCTTGGAGCAGATTTTGGTTCTACCTCGTTGATGCTTTCATCCACAAGGCAAAAAGTTTTTTTGTGGTAAGACTATCGTTCCATTAACGTACCCCcatttgttgttcttcttctcaaaacatccTGCTTTGTTTCACATATCCTATGCACTGTTACTTACTTTGAATAAATGTAATGCACAAACATATATCTAAGAGCTGGTTTACTGATTTGTTCAATAAGTAATAgaagactagattttgatccgagCTTTTAAAcatcataatttattttgttgatttttttatttaataaaatatttttaacacaaatttttattttaaggttATATACATATGAATTACTTTTGTACTTTGTTTTAGAAGTATAGTAAAATTTTAGGTTGTGAATTTTGTTTTGCCCCTATACAGTCGCTAgcttacatattaaaattttcgaagcaaaacaaattattataaatgttatatcttaattttattataaccgtaaaattttaaatatattatttctaataataatataattattgatagatttatgtaatatataaatgaaatatttagtAATTATTTCAATATGTACATTGAGTttactatatataatatgtataacatataacaaaatgttaaattattttcgtacaaaagaaataaagttgtatataatatactatatatattgattattaggcaatttcagaatttttaatatattaaaataaatttgttgtaCATTTTGAAAGGAAGCACTTCAAATCGTCTAATGTTCACGTGTGAACTGTTCacatctaagaaaaaatctacGGTGGAACAGAAATATCTTGGAGAAATTGTCATAAATaccatatttataatattattttttatgtttacactaaccacttttaccctcatttttaatcccttatatattatttgagaaacattacaacttttttttgtagccacatgtcatcactagaatgattcttagaatcattagagaaatatgttggtccatctaattatataataagttttttattaaactaacaataaattcatcattaatatactttattatttccttaaataaaatttacggaattacctaatgtggctaaagtatatatgacaattaatgattttgaatgataaagatttgataataaatagtgtatcttctatcatatttgtttaattttaagctattaactaaattaaacaaccacaataaccatataataaaaatttagatttttatgtatatgttatattttgaatttttacaaacggctataaattactaaaattgttaaaagtctcacattcaaattttatgatccatggtttaaaatttttgttatgacaaaatacaaatgattacaaaaattatataagtaaaaagtataatttaattaattaataagattaatatatatatttttttaaattaaactataaaccatataaaatacaatattttagtttcaaaatttactttgaacaattttttgataaaagttttgaacgatcattgacaacttattttttttaattataaattactaaaactattaatcccagaaagaaaattttgttatcagtaatttaaatttttttctataaaagatacaaatgatcaaaaaaatatatgagtagaaatcatcatttaatagacattaatattgaaaatatactaaaatatattatctatgttagtatcatttaaatttaataacatatcctatcaaataaataaatttttttggattaatacaattgatttatatattcgcaccaatttaattatatttttaatagttactgacttttaattatttaattgtatttattattttataatatgtaaaaatatttaatacataaaataatttatatatataatgttgattccgcgcaaggcgcggatcttaacctagtgaaaagtaaaagacacttatggttaactaatctagacttagggtttaaagtttagagaTGGGATAGAGTTTTTTGGAATGAgaaatttaagattttaataaatatataaataaatagataaaatttcCCCAAATATCTTTCATCTTGCTAAGATTTATAAGTGTAGAAAATTATGTGAGGTATACGACTTTATGtattcattaatgcttctacaccaggAGGTCTGGGGTTCAAACCACAGAAAACACAAATTATGCAGATCATGGAGAAAAAAAAGGTTACAATAGGTCTTCAGCATGGTGCAAGGACGTATCATCGAACATGGATCTCATAGGGCTGCTCGGAGCGATGCATTCATACGTGCATTCTCATATGatggtagaattgtcggctgtagaatcgtctatgtaatatttctcatcgtTGTAACAACATAATTAAtcagacgttaaaaaaaaaaaaattgttttggttATACTAGTAGCAAGCAGGTGGTTAAAGACTAAACTAATAATTTGCAGTATCTGTAGTTTCCTAAATGATAGGTAGATATAAGCAGTTTCCTAAACTATAGATagatataaatgttaaaaattgGAAATATTTAAAGTGAAAATAGTATAATTAAATGACAATGTCATTTATGTAAATACTAAGCAAAACCAAGAAGATGTCAAAAAATGTACTTCCGTCGCTAGCttacatattaaattttttgaagcaaaataaattcttataaatgttatatcttaattctaTTATAAccgtaaaattttaaatatattagtgtTAATAATAATAGAATTATTGATAgatttatgtaatatataaatgaaatatttagtAATTATTTCAATATGTAGATAGCGTTTACTATATATCTAAtatctaacaatactaaaagcacaataaactcaaaatccaaGGTGTTCACCTAGGATTATTAATTTCAACCGACTATGGAACTTTCATCTCTCCGCATCACCTTTCTCTTCTTTTAAAATGTCCACGTCGGCAGCTTCTAAAATCATACGGGCCCACCAAAAGTGATAAATGAAGACTTCATCGGTCATCTTCTTCAACCTCGGAAGTTCAACCTTCCATCTCCCCTCTTACATCCTCTCGATCGATACGAATCCATCAATGCTCGCTATTAAGTTTGACTCTTCCAATTTCACTAATTTACTTCAGATTCTCCCTTTGGACGTTTTAAGATTCGTCTCCCAACTATTATAAAGATATGGAAAATCTCATCCGCAGCCCTTACCACAAAACGTCAAAGCAACATATCGTCAAAGCAACATGCTCAATACAAATATCAATTTCCTATTTCTGCCATGCTACTATTTATTTTGTCGCCATTCCAAGCTCGAGATCTTATGGCTATCTCTTCTATCAAACTTGATGGATTGTCACTAATATTGGCCACAATAGCGTGGCGGATACGTTTCCGACGTCGTAAGGATGCCACCATACATTTGCTCTGTTTTCCCTTATCCATTGTGTCTTCAGGCCATTatcaaattttaacttttgttttacctattttgtatcttattattttggttaagtctaattttgtatcttattattttggttaagtcTATTCCGTAGCTAAATATAGATTATCATAAGGTTTTATTAGCGCTATCATTATTGAAGGCTAGCTCCACAAGGTACATGTAATATGTTGATATATGTGGTCTTGAGTGATTCTTACAGATAGTAGGTTAAGGTGTTTCTGGGTTTTGTTTACGGTACCTGGCGATCAGGGTCGGCCCTGAGATTTAGGGGGCTGTAGGCGGTTTTTAAAAGATTCTagctaaaaaaaatttttgataaatttgggggtctaaaaaaaaatttggggattttttctatgtaatttttttcaaaatttttagggGCCTAAGGCCAATGTTTCGTTAGGCTTTGCCCATGACCGGCCCTGCTGACGATGTTAACGAAGTGGTCGCATGACTTTGAACCCACCAATGTTGTGTCtgttggaatgaaaaactttataaagatggaaaaagtgtttaagtgtttgaagagaaagaagttttgtgaagaagaaagattatataacttagaagaagatttttattacttgttacaagctttgtttatttcttggtaatacaaaatgagaagagagtggaggtatttatagcctccaagatacaaaatatcttacatattttaatcttaAATCTAGAGAATTCTACTTAAAAATCtagattattttatcttaattatctagataattctataagaatatctagatttttattttaaggagGTGGATGATTTTTCTAGAATTTGGGCTAAGTTTTGGATCAACACATGATTAACCCAATAATAtttgatccaaatcaagtttatttttcaacaccccctcttaaacttgatttggttactCCGAGTAAGCTCCTCATCTTGATGAAGTCTTCTCGCTTGAGtggcttggtgaagatatcagctacttGATCATTTGTCTTCACATACTCCAATTGCACATCCATCTTGGTAACACATTCTCTTATGTAGTGATAACGAGTATCGATGTGCTTACTCCGATCATGGAAGACTGGATTCTTTGCCAATGCTATTGCCGACTTATTATCCACAAAGATCTTTGTTGGCTCCTCTTGTGGTAGGTTCAACTCCTTTAGCAAGTTTCGTAACCAAATAGCATGGCAAACACATGAAGTAGCTGCCACATACTCCGCTTCACAAGTAGAAAGAGTGACAATTGGTTGCTTCTTTGACATCCATGTGAAAGCGGTTTCTCCAATGAAAAACACGAAGCCACTTGTgcttttccggtcatctacatCTCCACCCCAATCGCTATCGCTATATCCAACAAGCTTGTAATCGTCAGAAATAGAGTAGTACAAGCCAAAGTTGATTGTACCTTTGATATAGCGTAGGATCCTCTTGGCTGCCTTGAAATGAGTTGTTGTTGGATGCTCCATGTATCGACTCACAACTCCAACTGCGTGTAGGATGTCGGGCCTTGTGCACGTTAGatatcgtaagcttccaaccaaactcttaaagagtgttggatccacactctctccttcttcttcctttgataacttgactccacattccattggcgtgcaaactggatttgagtcatccatcttgaacttcttaagcacctctttagcatagccttcttgagtaatgaagattccattttcttcttgctttactTCAATGCCAAGGTAGTATGACATCAATCCAATGTCGGTCATCTCGAACtcctttgtcatctccatcttgaaatcttcaaacataatcggattgttgccagtgaatatcaagtcatcaacatataagcatgcaatcaatatatcattgttttgagttttgatataaagtgcatgctcatatggacacttgatgaagcctttctccttgaagtacttatcaatccgagtgttccatgctcttggtgcttgctttaatccataaagcGCCTTCTTCAGCCTTaagactttgtcttcttctcctttaacTATGTAGCCTTGTGGTTGCTCAATGTAGACTTCTTCCTCAAGGTCTCCATTTAAGAAGGCTGATTTGacatccatttgatgtatcCTCCAACTCTTTTGGGCTGCCAATGAAATGATTAGTCTAACCGTTTCTAAGCGAGCAACTGGAGCAAATACCTCATCATAGTCGATCCCGGCTCTTTGACTATAGCCTTTTGCCACCAATCTTGCCTTGTACCTTTCAACTTCTCCTTTAGAGTTCTTCTTTGCCTTGTACACCCACTTCACACCAATTGCCTTGTGTCCATTTGGAAGTGAAGCTAActcccatgtatcattcttttgaaTCGACTTGATTTCCTCATCCATTGCACTTCTCCATGACTTCTTTTCTTGGGCTTCTTCAAAGTTCATAGGCTCGCAATCCGCAAATAGACAAAATAGAGTAAGATTGTCTTGATTTTCGGTTACCTCGTAGATGTCTTGTAGACTTCTAAAACGTGGAGTCCTTTCACTTGAGctttcatctccttgagaacttgttgttggtgaagttggtggtgtagctggctcttctctcggttgctccacattctcttcttcaaaggatggaaagaagttgtagtcttcattatttgatctccaatcccattctccttcttcatcaaagatgacattccgactaatgattgtcttctttgtttcagGATTGTAGAGCTTGTAGCCTTTGGAGTTAGCGTCATACCCAATGAAGATGTACTTCTCACTTTTATCATCTAGTTTGCTCCGCTTCTCGTCTGGAACATGAGCGTGAGCAATGCTTCCAAAGACTCTTAGGTGTGAGACTCCAGGCTTCCTTCCGCTCCAAGCTTCTTgtggtgtcttttctaaaacactctttgttggagaacggtttgatatataaaccgcacaagcaactgcttctgcccacaactcctttggtagcttcttactcttgagcatgcttcttgccatctcaagtattgtcctattctttctttccgctactccattttgttgaggggtTCTTGGCACCGTCAACTGTCTTCGAATGCCATTATCTTCACAATacttcagaaactccttggacatgaattctcctcctcgatctgatctcatggacttgatcttaagaccactttccttctcaacatgggctttgaactttttgaaattttcaaacacttctgatttttgtttcaaaaagtaaacccatgtttttcttgaaaagtcatcAATAAAGAGAAGGAAGTAGTTACTCTTACCAAGTGAACTTGGTTTGATTGGGCCACATACATCTGTATGTATGAGTTCTAGTGGCTTTCTTGCTCTTGTCTCCGACTCCTTTGGAAAACTCATCTTGAATTGCTTTCCAAGTAAGCAACCTTCACACACTTGATTTGGATGATTGATGCAAGGTAATCCTTTCACCATTTCTTTCTTGGAAAGTAGCTCTAAGCCTCCAAAGTTGAGATGCCCAAATCGAAGATGCCAAAGCCAAGATTCCTCCTTGTAGCACATCTTGAGACATCGTGCAATGTCATTTTGAATGTTTAGGACAAACATTCTATTGCTTGACATTGGCACCTTTGTGATGAGATTATTTGCATTATCTCTTAAAGAAAGGCTATTATCTTTTAGTCGAATGTCATAACCTTTCTCTAAGAGTTGTCCTAGGCTCAAGATGTTGGTCTTCA includes these proteins:
- the LOC125604959 gene encoding glycerophosphodiester phosphodiesterase GDPD5-like, producing the protein MMLTKCLPLIWLSLVTLCAGRTLYQLPGKGVKDDTKQPIQTSRPFNIAHRGSNGEIPEETKAAYLRAIEEGTDFIETDILSSKDGVLICFHDVILDLTTDVASRKEFADRNRTYDVQGFKITGFFTFDFTLKELKTLRTKQRYAFRDQQYNGKYPIITFEEFLAIARDAPRVVGIYPEIKNPVLMNQHVKWPGGKRFEDKVVETLKKHGYGGAYLSKQWLNKPLFIQSFAPSSLVYISNLTDSPKVLLIDDVTMPTQDTNQTYAEITSDTYFTYIKEYVVGIGPWKDTIVPVTNNYMLTPTDLVKRAHAHNLQVHPYTYRNENQFLHFNFSQDPYMEYEYWIKEIGVDGLFTDFTGSLHNYQEWASPLPDTSSKSTRQLLSHIASLVRPYAKA